In Parasteatoda tepidariorum isolate YZ-2023 chromosome 2, CAS_Ptep_4.0, whole genome shotgun sequence, one DNA window encodes the following:
- the LOC107453686 gene encoding TRPL translocation defect protein 14 isoform X1, with protein MTLDPEKKEKTVYRLVLTGGPCSGKTTGQARLCTFFENLGWKVYRVPEAATVLLNGGVRFPDLTPSEVRTEKCSKKSSKFRLTPAEKFQENLLKTMMAMEETYFSLAETCDRNCLVICDRGTMDAAAFIPKEVWEKMLSANGWNAVQLRDNRYNQVTHLITAADGAEEFYNLEDNSCRTEGIELARVRDSRAAEAWVGHPYIDVIDNSTDFDTKLRRLISSVCRRIGIDTSDRLATNSHKLKFLVSHLASDEEFPRYQDFEVVHHYLVTSNPKVQARLRKRGQKGNWSYLHTQRRSDSNQVIELKRQITHRDYINMLAQRDVRHHKVLKKRRSFMLNNMYMQMDIYKSPCHPRCDGLILLETYTTLKGEEFIQRLPDFLHVIKEVTGDPSYSMFNLSLKSDWTPSKLKSENNCADGAYKTIIVN; from the exons gtgTATCGAGTGCCGGAGGCTGCAACTGTCTtattaaa TGGGGGTGTACGTTTTCCAGATTTAACTCCCAGTGAGG ttagaactgaaaaatgttctaaaaaaagttctaaattcaGACTTACACCAG ctgaaaaatttcaagaaaatttgcTGAAAACTATGATGGCAATggaagaaacatatttttccttaGCAGAGACATGCGATCGAAACTGCTTGGTAATATGTGACCGAGGCACTATGGATGCAGCTGCTT ttatacCTAAAGAAGTGTGGGAAAAGATGCTCTCTGCAAACGGTTGGAATGCTGTACAGTTAAGAGATAACCGATACAATCAAGTTACTCATTTG attacaGCTGCTGATGGAGctgaagaattttataatctgGAAGATAACAGCTGTCGTACTGAAGGTATTGAACTAGCTAGAGTTAGAGATTCAAGAGCAGCCGAG gcATGGGTTGGGCATCCATATATTGATGTTATTGATAATTCAACTGATTTTGACACTAAACTAAGACGATTGATATCT agtgtCTGTAGAAGAATTGGTATTGATACTAGCGACAGATTGGCCACAAATAGTCATAAGCTTAAGTTCCTAGTCAGTCATTTAGCTTCAGATGag gaaTTTCCACGTTACCAGGATTTTGAAGTTGTGCATCACTATTTAGTTACTTCAAATCCCAAAGTTCAGGCTAGACTGCGAAAACGTGGTCaaaagg GAAATTGGAGCTATTTGCATACTCAGAGGCGTTCTGACTCCAATCAGGTCATTGAACTAAAGAGGCAAATTACCCACAGAGATTATATT aatatGCTAGCTCAGAGAGATGTAAGACACCATAAGGTATTGAAGAAAAGGAGGAGTTTCATGCTAAATAACATGTATATGCAGATGGATATTTACAAATCTCCCTGTCATCCtag GTGTGATGGCTTGATATTGCTGGAAACATACACAACACTTAAAGGGGAGGAGTTTATTCAACGTCTGCCAGACTTCTTGCATGTCATAAAAGAAGTAACAGGAGATCCTTCATACTCGATGTTCAACCTTTCTTTAAAAAGCGATTGGACACCTAGCAAGCTTAAATCTGAAAACAACTGTGCTGATGGAGCTTATAAAACTATCattgtcaattaa